The following are encoded together in the Bradyrhizobium sp. CCGUVB1N3 genome:
- a CDS encoding CesT family type III secretion system chaperone codes for MARTFSQWLGDYSDAMGLDDVGRFMLDRTLIVHEVICTFVHPCGDLHDIAAVLLDAGMISTVAKHDLVELALSRNLENFLLGAPLFFVNPSSQHLVLGQKFEFAQIDPSTFAPLLDALALQAKAWRDGGNAAR; via the coding sequence ATGGCACGTACCTTCTCTCAGTGGCTCGGCGACTACTCTGATGCAATGGGTCTGGATGACGTTGGCAGATTCATGCTGGATCGAACACTGATTGTGCACGAAGTTATTTGCACGTTCGTTCATCCCTGCGGGGACCTGCACGACATAGCAGCCGTGCTACTCGACGCAGGCATGATTTCGACGGTCGCCAAGCATGATTTGGTTGAGCTGGCATTATCCCGAAATCTCGAGAACTTCCTGCTTGGTGCACCGCTGTTCTTCGTCAACCCGTCGAGTCAACACCTTGTCCTGGGTCAGAAGTTCGAGTTTGCACAGATCGACCCGTCGACATTCGCGCCGTTGCTTGATGCGCTCGCACTGCAGGCCAAAGCTTGGCGTGACGGGGGGAACGCCGCGCGATGA
- a CDS encoding Ulp1 family isopeptidase, translating into MQPPLALRRTEWLGDEHITADYTLLERELQRDNPDLAARTRFLRPAPAHLLRLTDDPSVLQETLQVIVNDAHGNDTANFLFVPVNNGGASSDGTHWSLLLVDRREPEGIVAYHYDSFRKPSHGAAARQLAVRLGARLETARITQQRNHYECGVFVVDATRTLVGRLAEGQRPDDQPLHLDNLVADRRALRDRLSGRPHSQRRTR; encoded by the coding sequence GTGCAGCCTCCGCTGGCGCTCCGCCGCACGGAGTGGCTGGGTGACGAGCATATCACAGCGGATTACACGCTCCTGGAGCGGGAGTTGCAGAGGGACAATCCGGATCTCGCCGCCCGCACGCGGTTCCTGCGGCCCGCGCCGGCTCATTTGCTGCGCTTGACCGACGACCCGAGCGTCCTGCAGGAAACCTTGCAGGTGATCGTCAATGACGCGCATGGTAACGATACCGCCAACTTCCTGTTCGTGCCAGTGAACAATGGCGGTGCCAGTAGCGACGGTACGCATTGGTCGCTGCTACTCGTTGATCGCCGCGAGCCGGAAGGGATCGTTGCCTATCACTACGACTCATTTCGGAAACCTTCTCACGGCGCCGCGGCAAGACAGCTTGCAGTAAGGCTGGGCGCTCGCCTCGAGACCGCCCGCATAACCCAGCAGCGGAACCATTATGAATGCGGCGTCTTTGTGGTGGACGCCACACGGACGCTGGTTGGACGATTGGCGGAAGGACAGCGGCCTGATGACCAGCCGCTTCACCTCGACAACCTCGTGGCCGATCGGCGGGCGCTCCGGGATCGACTGAGCGGTCGTCCGCATTCGCAACGCCGAACTCGCTGA
- a CDS encoding c-type cytochrome yields the protein MRLDILAILIALAALFLVRGHNADGSKLVAGGAPEGHRLAEAWCKSCHAIQPQIAGMSDQAPPFAAIANRPGTTALSLKVFLKTSHQNMPNLVIAPDQAEALANYILSLRTMD from the coding sequence ATGCGACTCGACATCCTCGCGATCCTGATCGCGTTAGCGGCATTGTTTCTTGTTCGCGGGCACAATGCGGACGGATCTAAACTGGTTGCAGGCGGCGCCCCGGAAGGACATCGCCTCGCGGAAGCGTGGTGCAAGTCGTGTCATGCAATCCAACCGCAGATCGCAGGAATGTCGGATCAGGCACCGCCTTTCGCGGCAATCGCAAACAGGCCTGGAACGACCGCGCTTTCGCTGAAGGTATTTCTGAAGACCAGCCACCAGAACATGCCGAATTTGGTCATCGCGCCTGATCAGGCCGAAGCTCTCGCCAATTACATCCTTAGCCTAAGAACTATGGACTAG